The following proteins come from a genomic window of Diorhabda sublineata isolate icDioSubl1.1 chromosome 7, icDioSubl1.1, whole genome shotgun sequence:
- the LOC130446700 gene encoding serine/threonine-protein kinase TBK1 encodes MSYLRGSANYVWSTTSILGKGATATVHQGVNKVNGEPVAVKTFNHISTLRPQEIQLREFEVLQKVNHENIVKLLAIEEEQENRGKVIVMELCTGGSLFNILDDPENTYGLEESEFLLVLEHLYKGMKHLRDNSLIHRDLKPGNIMKFIRDDGTTVYKLTDFGAARELQEGQHFQSLYGTEEYLHPDMYERAVLRKPANKTFGATIDLWSIGVTLYHVATGNLPFRPYGGRRNKETMHQITTKKESGVISGIQHRENGPIDWKRELPANCQLSYGLKKIITPLLAGLLEADPRKIWSFDQFFNEVDVVLSRKVFNIFHINKAQLIKIYILPNETYEQVQNYITEQTNIKDTSQILIYQNNLLRNLVDDDTMATGYPVTTKEDPFFLFNTENNNVTVVPDVELLHFNDFSSVMSVENDAAQAKFACSIGHQCKRYVEKYSLYSKLIRDTVEHFTKYILLELKELNQNAQHLLDKTFTLKKTSEILQLSQQLSGYNKSNNNFSEKLDNVSRDFISSTAGGVTNLHKTHCIDNTLKLQWDSMSRSLNCPYKTLAPARAKTQVEHLRDSWQHLVRDRATRTLSYNDEQFHILERIKITQTLGRLKSLYEKEVFPQYEILAENFGDWYKIAQNILLKAEIFISDTKKYERKLRSFEENIAIEISEYNDYVKNNNKNNVVPKKTSNLQSQQIKKHFAKYHIESESLKDILKENTKLLNKLSESTLDLGNKLNINETSNDD; translated from the exons ATGTCTTATTTAAGAGGATCAGCAAATTATGTTTGGTCTACCACAAGCATTCTTGGAAAGGGGGCAACTGCCACAGTTCATCAGGGTGTAAATAAAGTTAACGGTGAACCAGTAGCTGTTAAAACATTTAATCACATCAGTACTCTTCGACCACAGGAAATACAACTTAGAGAATTTGAAGTTTTACAAAAAGTGAATCATGAAAATATAGTGAAACTTCTTGCGatagaagaagaacaagaaaatAGGGGTAAAGTTATAGTCATGGAATTGTGTACAGGTGGAAGCCTTTTCAACATCTTAGACGATCCTGAAAATACATATGGACTAGAAGAGTCGGAATTCTTATTGGTTCTGGAACATCTTTACAAAGGAATGAAACATTTGAGGGATAATAGTTTGATTCATAGAGATTTAAAACCag GAAATATAATGAAGTTCATCCGCGACGACGGAACCACAGTCTACAAATTAACGGATTTCGGAGCTGCCAGAGAGCTTCAAGAAGGCCAGCATTTTCAGTCCCTATACGGTACAGAAGAATACTTACATCCAGATATGTACGAAAGAGCTGTACTAAGAAAACCTGCCAATAAAACTTTCGGTGCTACAATAGACCTATGGTCGATAGGAGTAACTTTATATCACGTCGCTACTGGAAATCTACCCTTTAGACCGTATGGTGGGCGCAGAAATAAGGAAACCATGCATCAAATAACCACGAAAAAAGAAAGCGGAGTCATATCGGGAATACAACACAGAGAAAATGGACCGATAGATTGGAAAAGGGAATTACCAGCTAATTGTCAGTTAAGTTACggacttaaaaaaataataactccTCTATTAGCCGGTTTATTGGAAGCAGATCCGAGAAAAATTTGGTCTttcgatcaatttttcaatgaagTGGATGTCGTTTTGTCACGgaaagttttcaatatattccaCATTAACAAAgctcaattaattaaaatctatATATTGCCGAACGAAACTTACGAACAAGTACAAAATTACATAACAGAACAAACGAACATTAAAGATACGAGTCAAATTTTAatctatcaaaataatttgttgagAAATCTCGTCGACGACGACACGATGGCGACGGGTTATCCAGTAACAACAAAAGAAGATCCTTTCTTTCTATTCAACACCGAAAATAATAACGTCACGGTCGTTCCTGATGTTGAATTGTTACATTTTAATGACTTTTCCAGTGTTATGTCCGTGGAAAACGACGCCGCTCAAGCAAAGTTCGCTTGTAGCATAGGACATCAATGTAAAAGATACGTCGAGAAGTATTCCTTATACAGTAAACTCATACGCGATACCGTAGAGCATTTTACAAAATACATATTATTAGAATTGAAAGAATTGAATCAAAACGCTCAACATTTATTGGATAAAACGTTCACGTTGAAAAAAACATCGGAAATTTTGCAATTATCACAACAATTAAGCGGTTATAATAagagtaataataatttttccgaaaaattggATAACGTTAGTAGAGATTTCATTTCTTCCACAGCTGGCGGTGTTACGAATTTACACAAAACACACTGTATAGACAATACTTTGAAGTTGCAATGGGATAGTATGAGCAGAAGTTTGAATTGTCCTTATAAGACTTTAGCGCCGGCTCGAGCTAAGACGCAAGTTGAACACTTGAGGGATTCCTGGCAACATTTAGTAAGAGATCGTGCTACGCGTACTCTAAGTTACAACGACGAACAATTCCATATTTTAGAACGTATAAAAATCACTCAGACGCTCGGTAGATTAAAAAGCCTCTACGAAAAAGAAGTTTTTCCGCAATATGAAATACTGGCCGAAAATTTCGGAGACTGGTATAAAATAGCGCAGAATATTCTATTGAAAGCAGAAATTTTTATCTCGGATACTAAAAAATACGAAAGAAAATTAAGATCTTTCGAAGAAAATATCGCTATAGAAATATCAGAGTATAATGATTACGttaagaataataataagaacAATGTCGTTCCTAAAAAAACTAGTAATTTGCAAAGTCAACAAATTAAAAAGCATTTCGCCAAATACCATATTGAAAGTGAAagtttaaaagatattttaaaggaaaatactaaacttttgaataaattgagcGAATCTACATTGGACTTAGGAAACAAGCTTAATATTAACGAAACATCAAATGATgactga